From a region of the Bacteroidales bacterium genome:
- a CDS encoding virulence RhuM family protein, with protein sequence MMKSEIIIYQTDEQSTRLEVRLDEETIWLTQAQIVILFDSSKPNISEHIKHIFQSGELDKQATVRDFRTVQIEGKRKVSRDITHYNLDVIISVGYRVNSIRGTQFRIWANKVLKDYLLKGYTINQRFERIEKDVHFIKDEVLNLKGKVEEFDLQIKTGLPPNEGIFFDGQVFDAYVFVSDLIKSAKKSVVLIDNYVDESVLSLLSKRNEGVTATIYTSKLTRQFELDLKKHNEQYPAINVETFTKSHDRFLIIDRKMVFHIGASLKDLGKKWFAFSKMEMNARDLLTRLKN encoded by the coding sequence ATGATGAAAAGCGAAATCATAATTTACCAAACTGACGAGCAATCCACCAGGCTTGAGGTTAGGCTGGATGAAGAAACCATATGGCTTACGCAGGCTCAAATAGTCATACTTTTTGACAGTAGCAAGCCAAACATTAGCGAACATATCAAACATATTTTTCAATCAGGCGAATTAGACAAGCAGGCAACTGTTCGGGATTTCCGAACAGTTCAAATAGAAGGAAAAAGAAAGGTCTCCCGCGACATCACTCATTACAATCTCGATGTCATCATTTCCGTGGGGTACAGAGTGAATTCAATTCGTGGAACGCAATTCCGAATTTGGGCAAATAAAGTGCTGAAAGACTACCTTTTGAAAGGGTATACCATTAACCAGCGCTTCGAACGGATCGAGAAAGATGTTCATTTTATTAAGGATGAAGTTCTTAATCTCAAAGGAAAAGTAGAAGAGTTTGATTTACAAATCAAAACCGGACTGCCGCCAAACGAAGGGATATTTTTCGACGGGCAGGTGTTTGATGCTTACGTGTTTGTATCGGATTTGATAAAGTCAGCCAAAAAATCGGTTGTGCTGATTGACAATTATGTGGATGAGAGCGTTTTGTCACTGCTGTCGAAAAGAAATGAAGGTGTAACCGCCACCATCTACACTTCAAAATTGACCCGCCAATTCGAGCTGGATTTGAAAAAGCACAATGAGCAATACCCCGCCATCAATGTTGAAACGTTTACCAAATCCCACGACCGTTTCCTGATCATTGACCGGAAGATGGTGTTTCACATTGGAGCATCGCTGAAAGATTTGGGGAAAAAGTGGTTTGCATTTTCTAAAATGGAAATGAACGCCAGGGATTTACTCACACGACTGAAAAATTAA